In a genomic window of Puntigrus tetrazona isolate hp1 unplaced genomic scaffold, ASM1883169v1 S000000696, whole genome shotgun sequence:
- the LOC122335059 gene encoding LOW QUALITY PROTEIN: 39S ribosomal protein L1, mitochondrial-like (The sequence of the model RefSeq protein was modified relative to this genomic sequence to represent the inferred CDS: inserted 2 bases in 2 codons), whose protein sequence is MAAPSRSVLRVLPRCQSLFYLTAHRQQQPVRSYAAAAAAAAKHKEKKNETSQEKEAKEKKKIDDKNRHKPYGLTAWAPVDDVYMVRYYPKPVHEVSVAIEMMKNFQKLDFSSENQPVYVNLRLDMKLEKKEKVDPFVSTINLPHPFKLDINKIVVFTENPDQARIAMENGAAVAGGAELVEKILADEIIAXFYLAEPGIVXKLHPLKNKLRKKFPKSKRGSVGVNIPKMLEMFKSGHEYLVEDIYVNTQVATLDMPKEHILENIHAIVKDVASHKPAEFGPFIERAIVCSRSSEALHIKFEELLQQEEKKA, encoded by the exons ATGGCTGCCCCCTCGAGGAGCGTTTTAAGAG TTTTACCCAGATGTCAGAGTCTGTTCTATCTGACTGCACACAGACAGCAGCAGCCTGTCAGATCCTATGCtgctgccgccgccgccgccgccaa GCATAAGGAGAAGAAAAACGAGACCTCTCAAGAAAAAGAGgcgaaggagaaaaaaaagattgatgaCAAAAACCGACATAAACCCTATGGACTCACAGCCTGGGCTCCTGTAGATGATGTGTACATGGTGCGATACTATCCCAAACCTGTACACGAGGTGTCTGTGGCCATTGAAATGATGAAGAACTTTCAGAAGTTGGATTTCAGTTCTGAAAACCAGCCTGTGTACGTCAACTTGCGTCTAGACATGAAGCTGGAGAAAAA agaaaaagTGGATCCATTTGTTAGCACTATTAATTTACCACATCCCTTCAAGTTGGACATCAACAAAATAGTGGTTTTCACCGAG AATCCAGATCAAGCCAGGATAGCGATGGAGAATGGAGCCGCAGTTGCAGGTGGAGCAGAACTGGTTGAGAAG ATTTTAGCTGATGAGATCATTG GATTTTACTTGGCTGAGCCAGGCATTG CAAAGCTGCACCCTTTAAAGAATAAGCTGAGGAAGAAGTTTCCCAAGAGCAAGAGAG GATCGGTTGGAGTAAATATTCCAAAAATGCTTGAAATGTTCAAGAGTGGTCATGAATACTTGGTTGAGGACATCTATGTTAACACACAAGTTGCAACA CTGGACATGCCAAAGGAGCATATTCTGGAAAACATTCATGCCATTGTAAAAGATGTGGCAAGCCATAAACCAGCAGAATTTG gtcCTTTTATCGAGCGAGCAATTGTATGCAGCAGGTCAAGTGAGGCTTTGCACATTAAATTCGAAGAACTATTACAACAGGAGGAGAAAAAAGCATAA